A region from the uncultured Macellibacteroides sp. genome encodes:
- a CDS encoding two-component regulator propeller domain-containing protein — MGKRFHSIVCILIFSLATNFVWGITTDKDKKYYFQRLNISDGLSQNTIHDILQDSQGFMWFGTKDGLNRYDGLSIRVFRKEGGTLGNNFITTLYEDTKGNIWVGTDAGVYVYSRETESFRPFLVKSSENTVIMHPVTSIIGDKEGNIWISVDSQGLFCYKPEQNTLQNYLFNKSKQTVSGNVTHFLFDQKGRCWISIYSDNLYYTDDHFKTLKPFVSDTGDNPFKDDIINKIIAGPHQSLFVGSSKGGLKEINLQTGKVRDLLSEIKAKEPVYVREIAFNSDDELWIGTESGLYIYNMYTGKIIHLLNDDGDNYSLSDNAIYSLYKDREGGMWIGSFFGGLNYYPKGYTYFEKFYPQGADGFKFGKRVREFCKGNDGTIWIGTEDKGLFNFNPSTGRIQPFVNPKIHNNVHGLCLDGDYLWVGTFSKGLNRIHLKNKEVKTYVKAIGENTLNSNDIFTIYRSKTGVLWVGTTYGLLTYNRQTDDFTCISELNGIFVYDIQEDYSGNLWIATYANGVYYLDQSTKRWNQFVHNKNNLHSLPNDKVLSIFEDSKKRLWFTTQGGGFCQYDENNKQFIRYDSKSLSIPSNIVFNIIEDNTGIFWVTTNNGLLSFNPETLATQIYTVSSGLLSNQFNYQSGYKDDSGKIYAGSINGFIGFDPAQFTENNYTPPVVITDFLLFNRQVTVGAKKSPLTKSITLSKQITLKSNQNSFSFRIAALSYQSPKMNQLMYKLEGFDKEWFSAKEAPVINYSNLPYGTYTFMVKGSNSDGLWNETPTTLRIRILPPFYLSYGAFAGYFLIGILIIYGIFRYLKKRSAQKHRLQMDKFEREKERELYKSKIDFFTHVAHEIRTPLTLIKSPLENVLKENKFEPEVKEDLQIMSQNTNRLLDLTNQLLDFRKTENEQFRLSYVDCNISDILSAIHIRFIPLAKQRGIDFTLDLPEQTLYASCDREALMKIVSNLFSNAVNHAESYIKVTLLLLDAGTCFTIRVSNDGEVVPPEVRDDIFKPFVQYKEGNKKQTSGTGIGLALSRSLAELHEGTLEMDDSLQINNFILTLPVKHEQTIQLHPEISTSRDETEIKAINLPEADTHQMAVVLVVEDNPEMNAYICRHLSPFYTVLSAANGQAAIELLDTNYVNLIVTDIVMPQIDGLELCSRVKSDLSYSHIPVVLLTAKSNLQSKIEGMRSGADAYIEKPFSVEYLQVCISNLLTNREKLRQTFVSSPFVSTNSMAITKADESFLKNLNLQVDIHMQDLDFCLDDLAGIMNMSRSSLNRKIKGMLDLTPNDYIRLERLKKAAQLLQEGECKINEICYRVGFNTPSYFTKCFQKQFGVLPKDFVKPTL; from the coding sequence ATGGGAAAACGTTTTCACTCTATTGTCTGCATACTCATATTCTCTTTGGCAACCAACTTTGTCTGGGGGATAACGACAGATAAAGATAAAAAATATTATTTCCAGCGATTGAATATCAGCGACGGGCTTTCTCAAAATACTATCCATGATATTTTGCAGGATAGTCAGGGATTTATGTGGTTTGGAACCAAAGACGGCTTAAACAGGTATGATGGTCTTTCTATTCGGGTTTTTCGTAAAGAAGGAGGTACACTTGGTAATAATTTTATTACTACGCTTTACGAAGACACCAAAGGAAATATCTGGGTAGGTACAGATGCAGGAGTATATGTGTACTCCCGCGAAACGGAATCCTTCCGACCGTTTTTAGTCAAAAGCAGTGAAAATACGGTTATAATGCATCCTGTAACAAGCATTATCGGAGATAAAGAGGGTAATATCTGGATTTCAGTCGATTCGCAGGGACTGTTCTGTTATAAACCAGAACAAAATACGCTCCAGAATTACTTGTTCAACAAATCTAAGCAGACTGTCTCAGGAAATGTTACCCATTTTTTGTTCGATCAAAAAGGCAGATGCTGGATAAGTATATATTCAGATAATCTCTATTACACAGACGATCACTTTAAAACGCTCAAACCATTTGTTTCCGATACTGGCGACAACCCATTTAAGGACGATATCATCAACAAGATTATTGCTGGTCCACACCAATCCTTGTTTGTAGGATCTTCGAAAGGGGGACTTAAGGAAATCAATCTGCAAACAGGTAAAGTGCGCGACCTTTTATCCGAAATAAAAGCAAAAGAACCTGTTTACGTGCGTGAGATTGCTTTCAATTCGGACGATGAACTTTGGATAGGTACAGAGTCGGGACTCTATATATACAATATGTATACAGGGAAAATTATTCATTTGCTTAACGACGACGGAGATAACTATTCATTGTCCGATAATGCAATCTATTCCCTTTATAAAGACAGGGAAGGAGGAATGTGGATCGGATCTTTCTTCGGAGGACTTAATTATTACCCCAAAGGGTATACTTACTTTGAGAAGTTTTATCCTCAGGGAGCAGATGGATTCAAATTCGGCAAAAGGGTTCGCGAATTCTGCAAAGGAAATGATGGTACTATTTGGATAGGAACAGAAGATAAAGGATTATTTAATTTTAATCCGTCAACAGGCAGGATTCAACCTTTTGTTAACCCCAAGATACATAACAATGTGCATGGACTTTGTCTTGACGGCGATTACCTGTGGGTGGGAACTTTTTCGAAAGGACTTAACCGGATTCATTTAAAAAATAAAGAAGTAAAAACCTACGTTAAAGCAATCGGAGAGAATACGTTAAATTCGAACGATATTTTTACCATTTACCGTTCCAAAACAGGTGTTTTGTGGGTAGGTACTACCTACGGATTGCTTACTTATAACAGACAGACCGACGATTTTACCTGTATAAGTGAACTGAATGGGATCTTTGTTTATGATATTCAGGAAGATTATTCCGGAAATCTTTGGATTGCAACCTATGCAAATGGCGTTTATTACTTAGATCAGTCAACAAAAAGATGGAATCAGTTTGTACACAATAAAAATAATCTACACAGTTTGCCTAACGATAAAGTGCTCAGTATTTTCGAAGACAGCAAGAAAAGGCTTTGGTTTACTACGCAAGGAGGAGGTTTTTGCCAGTACGATGAAAACAACAAACAATTTATTCGATACGATTCTAAGTCTTTAAGTATCCCATCCAACATTGTTTTCAATATAATTGAAGATAATACCGGAATATTTTGGGTAACCACCAACAACGGGCTTCTTTCTTTTAATCCCGAAACATTGGCCACCCAAATATATACCGTTTCCAGCGGATTGTTAAGTAACCAGTTTAACTACCAGTCAGGCTATAAAGACGATTCAGGGAAAATATATGCAGGAAGCATTAATGGATTTATCGGATTCGATCCCGCTCAATTTACAGAGAATAATTACACCCCCCCGGTTGTTATAACAGACTTTTTGCTGTTCAACCGTCAGGTTACGGTAGGCGCCAAAAAATCACCGCTAACAAAAAGCATTACTTTATCGAAACAAATAACCTTAAAATCCAATCAGAATTCATTTTCATTCCGGATTGCAGCGCTAAGTTATCAGTCTCCGAAAATGAACCAACTCATGTACAAGCTCGAGGGATTCGACAAAGAATGGTTTAGTGCAAAAGAAGCACCGGTTATCAACTATTCGAACTTACCCTATGGCACTTATACCTTTATGGTAAAAGGATCGAACAGCGACGGATTGTGGAACGAAACACCAACCACCCTACGAATTCGTATTCTTCCGCCATTCTATTTATCCTATGGGGCATTTGCCGGCTATTTTCTGATTGGCATACTCATAATCTATGGAATTTTCAGATACCTGAAAAAACGGAGTGCTCAGAAACACCGCCTTCAGATGGATAAATTTGAACGAGAAAAAGAACGGGAACTATATAAATCTAAAATAGATTTCTTTACCCACGTGGCGCACGAAATCAGGACACCTTTAACCCTGATCAAAAGCCCGTTGGAAAATGTACTGAAAGAAAATAAATTTGAACCGGAGGTAAAAGAAGACCTTCAGATAATGAGTCAGAATACCAACCGGCTGCTCGATTTAACCAATCAGCTGTTGGATTTCAGAAAAACGGAAAACGAACAATTCAGACTTAGCTATGTGGATTGTAATATCTCAGATATACTATCAGCCATTCACATTCGGTTTATCCCCCTTGCCAAACAGAGGGGAATTGATTTCACCCTCGATCTTCCTGAACAAACCCTCTATGCTTCCTGCGACCGTGAAGCGTTGATGAAAATAGTAAGCAACCTATTCTCCAATGCTGTAAACCATGCCGAAAGCTACATCAAGGTAACGCTTTTGCTTCTGGATGCCGGTACGTGTTTTACCATCCGGGTAAGTAACGACGGAGAGGTGGTACCACCCGAAGTACGCGACGATATATTTAAACCGTTTGTGCAATACAAAGAAGGGAATAAAAAACAAACATCCGGAACAGGCATCGGACTGGCACTTTCGCGCTCGCTAGCCGAGTTGCATGAGGGAACGCTTGAAATGGACGATTCGCTTCAAATAAACAACTTCATCTTAACGCTACCTGTAAAGCATGAGCAAACAATCCAGCTGCATCCGGAGATAAGCACTTCAAGAGACGAAACGGAAATCAAGGCAATCAATCTGCCCGAAGCCGATACACATCAAATGGCCGTTGTGCTGGTTGTGGAAGACAACCCCGAAATGAATGCCTATATCTGTCGTCACCTGTCGCCTTTCTATACCGTATTATCGGCAGCAAACGGACAAGCGGCTATCGAGCTGCTCGATACCAACTATGTAAACCTGATTGTTACCGATATTGTGATGCCCCAAATTGATGGATTGGAACTTTGCAGCCGGGTAAAATCAGATCTATCTTACAGCCATATTCCGGTTGTCTTGCTAACAGCCAAATCCAACCTTCAATCCAAGATCGAAGGAATGAGATCCGGAGCGGACGCCTATATAGAAAAACCATTTTCGGTAGAATACCTGCAGGTCTGTATATCCAACCTGCTTACCAATCGCGAGAAGCTGAGGCAAACCTTTGTAAGCTCACCGTTCGTAAGCACCAATTCGATGGCAATAACCAAAGCAGACGAATCATTCCTTAAGAACCTGAACCTTCAGGTAGACATCCACATGCAAGATCTGGATTTTTGTCTGGACGATCTGGCAGGTATTATGAATATGAGCCGTTCAAGCCTTAACCGAAAGATAAAAGGGATGCTTGATCTGACTCCCAACGACTACATCCGCCTCGAACGACTAAAGAAAGCCGCTCAACTGTTGCAGGAAGGAGAATGCAAAATAAACGAAATCTGTTATCGTGTAGGATTCAATACCCCGTCTTACTTTACCAAATGTTTCCAAAAGCAATTCGGAGTGCTACCCAAAGATTTTGTGAAACCAACTTTGTAG
- a CDS encoding glycoside hydrolase family 43 protein — translation MRKILFIAIGFFTVFLSCKSEKVQEVQAAPVPLGDPFIMLYNNTYYAYGTNAQNGIQVYTSDNLNEWTLSDQIPGGLALKKEDVWADRWFWAPEVYHVNGRFYMYYSADEHICVATSDSPVGPFVQADQKPMIEGEKCIDNSLFIDDDGKPYLFFDRFNDGLNIWVAELTEDLLCIKKETMHPCIHVSQAWEEVWPRVNEGAYVMKHNGIYYMTYSANSYESQFYGIGCATATDIKGDWVKYADNPQLQKPGNLVGIGHSAFFTDKEGSLRIVFHAHYDKQKIHPRGMYIGRASFQPTDSVDKLVIDPDYITPVLSGTAH, via the coding sequence ATGAGAAAAATTCTATTCATCGCCATTGGCTTTTTTACTGTTTTCCTTTCATGCAAAAGCGAGAAAGTTCAGGAAGTGCAAGCTGCTCCGGTTCCTTTGGGCGATCCTTTTATCATGCTTTATAACAATACCTACTATGCATACGGAACCAATGCGCAGAATGGAATTCAGGTTTATACTTCCGACAATCTAAATGAATGGACACTGTCGGATCAGATACCCGGCGGACTAGCACTCAAAAAAGAAGATGTTTGGGCGGACAGATGGTTCTGGGCTCCTGAAGTATACCATGTGAACGGTCGTTTCTATATGTACTACTCGGCCGACGAGCATATATGTGTCGCCACATCCGATTCGCCCGTGGGACCTTTTGTGCAGGCAGATCAAAAGCCAATGATTGAAGGCGAAAAATGCATTGATAATTCCCTGTTTATCGACGACGATGGAAAACCCTATCTCTTTTTTGACAGGTTTAACGACGGCCTCAATATCTGGGTAGCCGAATTAACCGAAGACCTGCTTTGTATAAAGAAAGAAACCATGCATCCTTGTATTCATGTATCGCAAGCCTGGGAAGAGGTATGGCCAAGAGTAAATGAAGGAGCTTATGTGATGAAGCACAATGGCATATACTATATGACCTATTCGGCCAACAGCTACGAAAGTCAGTTTTACGGTATCGGATGTGCTACTGCCACAGACATTAAAGGCGATTGGGTTAAATATGCCGACAATCCCCAGCTGCAAAAACCCGGAAATCTGGTGGGAATCGGACACAGCGCGTTCTTTACAGACAAAGAAGGTTCGTTGCGCATCGTTTTTCATGCCCATTACGATAAGCAAAAAATACATCCAAGAGGCATGTATATTGGTCGCGCTTCCTTTCAACCCACGGATAGTGTCGATAAACTTGTGATCGACCCTGATTACATAACCCCTGTTCTGTCTGGAACAGCCCATTAA
- a CDS encoding family 43 glycosylhydrolase has product MKTALNLLVFCSMLSCSSGSYGETVPEEVPVVKPGYRNPVVNFSLPDPTIIQAADSTFYLYATEDIRNVPILHSSDLINWTEIGTAFTDQTRPSFEPKGGIWAPDINRIGDTYVLYYSMSVWGGEWTCGIGVATSDKPEGPFVDKGMLFRSNEIGVQNSIDPFFIEDNGAKYLFWGSFRGIYSIELADNGLSVKAGAQKKQVAGTAYEGTYIHKHNGYYYLFASTGTCCEGLKSTYTTVVGRSENLFGPYFDKSGQTMLTNHHEVLIQKNASFVGTGHNSEIVSDKAGNDWIFYHGVDVNNPHGRVLLLDRVQWKDGWPLIKTSSPSTGSDKPVF; this is encoded by the coding sequence ATGAAAACAGCTTTAAATTTATTGGTATTCTGCAGCATGCTATCCTGTTCGTCGGGATCATACGGCGAAACCGTACCGGAAGAAGTACCGGTAGTTAAACCCGGTTATAGAAATCCGGTAGTCAACTTCAGTCTGCCCGATCCAACAATCATTCAGGCGGCCGACAGTACCTTTTACCTCTATGCCACCGAAGATATCCGAAATGTGCCCATTCTTCATTCGTCCGATCTTATTAACTGGACAGAGATCGGAACCGCTTTCACCGACCAGACGCGTCCCTCGTTCGAACCCAAAGGTGGAATCTGGGCTCCGGATATCAACCGCATTGGCGACACATACGTTCTTTATTACTCTATGTCGGTTTGGGGAGGAGAGTGGACCTGTGGTATTGGTGTGGCAACCTCGGATAAGCCCGAAGGACCTTTCGTTGATAAAGGGATGCTGTTCAGAAGCAACGAAATAGGTGTGCAAAACTCCATCGATCCGTTTTTTATAGAAGATAATGGAGCAAAATACCTGTTCTGGGGAAGCTTCCGTGGAATTTACTCCATCGAACTGGCGGACAATGGACTTTCTGTTAAAGCCGGAGCCCAAAAGAAACAAGTAGCCGGAACTGCTTATGAAGGAACCTATATCCATAAGCACAACGGTTACTATTACCTTTTTGCTTCCACCGGTACCTGTTGCGAAGGACTTAAGAGTACCTATACAACTGTGGTGGGACGTTCGGAAAACCTCTTTGGACCCTATTTCGATAAAAGCGGACAGACCATGCTTACGAACCATCACGAAGTGCTGATCCAAAAGAATGCCTCCTTTGTGGGAACCGGTCACAATTCCGAAATCGTGTCAGACAAAGCCGGAAACGACTGGATATTCTACCACGGAGTAGACGTAAATAATCCACATGGCCGCGTGCTTTTGCTGGATCGGGTGCAGTGGAAGGATGGTTGGCCCCTCATTAAAACGAGTTCTCCTTCAACCGGATCGGATAAACCTGTATTTTAA
- a CDS encoding BT4734/BF3469 family protein: MKVTRFSGDGKTQKSVELSELIESMKTDGKGSPVSRLRQQIKESIRGIRCHSADKLPVITFATTFRNHNEQIRFSGYNGLILLEVNRLMNNDEARRVRDLASESLQTMVAFIGSGGRSVKIVVPFTLPDGSLPQNEKQAELFHAHAYRRAAAYYKEQLQKHVEIKKPGLQRGCRLSVDPSLYYNPLAVSIQMKQPLQLPDEVTYTETVNKESDPLLRMMPGLERSRIISLLFESCLKDAMETTGITANDKDPKPFLIRLAENCFRSAIPEEDVIKWSLVHTPFNRFDPELRATVRTTYEVGKNFGGNPCVNKARTLIMQLEEFMQRRYEFRRNIIRGDVEYRERESFYFDFKPVTEEELNGIGIMAHKEEIEVWDRDVKRYVFSNKIPTYNPIDDYLDSLPEWDGKDRIRPLAGTITCTNPKWSELFYIWFLSMVAHWKQMDQSHANSSLPLLIGDQGCGKSTWCRNLLPLELREYYTDSIDLSNKRNAELALNRYALINIDEYDSIKSKDQSFLKHLLQKPELNTRLPFKRSAGILKRYASFIATCNNFDLLTDPTGSRRYLCIEIQGTINHSHPVDHAQLYAQAISALRAGQRYWFTKEEETETTESNTQFQQIPLEEQLFHQHFRAPVNDEEGEYLPAIEILQLLQQRSKTKFSNTSMNSFGRLLLKNKIPKKHTNAGNVYRVVDRNN, encoded by the coding sequence ATGAAAGTAACCCGGTTTAGCGGTGATGGGAAAACCCAAAAGAGTGTTGAGTTATCAGAACTTATCGAATCAATGAAAACAGATGGGAAGGGAAGCCCCGTTTCCCGGCTCCGGCAACAAATAAAAGAAAGCATACGAGGAATCCGTTGCCATAGCGCGGACAAACTTCCTGTTATTACCTTTGCAACCACCTTTCGGAATCACAACGAACAGATACGGTTTTCCGGCTACAACGGATTGATACTGTTGGAAGTAAACCGACTGATGAACAACGATGAAGCACGCCGTGTCCGCGACCTGGCCTCGGAATCCCTTCAAACCATGGTAGCTTTTATCGGTTCGGGCGGACGAAGCGTCAAAATTGTCGTACCCTTTACTCTTCCCGACGGATCATTGCCACAAAACGAGAAACAGGCGGAGCTGTTTCATGCCCATGCCTATCGACGGGCGGCAGCCTATTACAAGGAACAGTTGCAAAAACATGTGGAGATTAAGAAACCAGGTCTACAACGGGGATGCCGCCTCTCGGTTGATCCCTCCCTTTATTACAATCCGTTGGCAGTGTCCATTCAGATGAAGCAACCCCTGCAACTTCCCGATGAGGTAACCTATACGGAAACCGTAAACAAGGAATCCGATCCGTTGCTGCGTATGATGCCCGGACTGGAACGAAGCCGCATCATCTCCCTTCTTTTCGAAAGCTGCCTGAAGGACGCCATGGAAACCACCGGTATAACGGCCAACGACAAAGACCCGAAGCCCTTTCTTATCCGGCTGGCAGAAAACTGTTTTCGCTCGGCCATACCCGAAGAGGATGTCATCAAGTGGTCGCTTGTCCATACCCCTTTTAACCGCTTCGACCCCGAGCTGCGTGCCACGGTTCGCACAACCTACGAGGTAGGGAAAAACTTCGGAGGAAATCCCTGCGTTAATAAGGCACGGACGCTTATCATGCAGCTGGAGGAATTCATGCAGCGGCGCTACGAGTTCCGGCGCAACATTATCCGGGGCGATGTGGAGTACCGCGAGCGTGAATCATTCTATTTTGATTTTAAACCTGTAACCGAAGAAGAGTTGAACGGCATTGGCATCATGGCGCACAAAGAGGAAATCGAAGTGTGGGACCGTGATGTGAAACGCTATGTTTTTTCCAATAAGATACCGACCTACAATCCTATCGACGACTATTTGGATAGCCTGCCCGAGTGGGATGGCAAAGACAGGATACGTCCGCTTGCCGGCACCATCACTTGTACCAATCCCAAGTGGAGCGAGCTATTTTACATTTGGTTCCTCAGCATGGTGGCACACTGGAAACAAATGGATCAATCGCACGCCAACAGCTCCCTGCCTTTGCTGATAGGCGACCAAGGTTGTGGTAAATCCACCTGGTGCCGCAACCTGTTGCCCCTCGAACTAAGGGAATACTATACCGACAGCATCGACCTTTCAAACAAGCGCAACGCCGAACTTGCCTTGAACCGCTACGCCCTGATCAACATCGACGAGTACGACTCTATTAAAAGCAAAGACCAGAGTTTCCTGAAACACCTCCTGCAGAAGCCCGAGCTCAACACCCGTTTACCTTTCAAACGCAGCGCCGGTATACTGAAACGCTATGCCTCCTTTATCGCTACCTGCAATAACTTCGACTTGCTGACCGATCCAACCGGAAGTCGCCGTTACCTCTGCATAGAAATACAAGGCACCATCAACCACAGCCACCCGGTAGATCATGCCCAACTTTACGCCCAGGCCATATCCGCCCTGCGTGCCGGTCAACGCTACTGGTTCACGAAAGAAGAAGAAACCGAAACAACCGAAAGCAACACCCAGTTTCAGCAAATACCCCTGGAAGAACAACTCTTCCACCAACACTTCCGCGCCCCGGTCAACGATGAAGAAGGCGAGTACCTGCCCGCCATCGAAATCCTCCAACTCCTCCAGCAACGAAGCAAAACAAAATTCAGCAACACCTCCATGAACAGCTTCGGCCGCCTGCTCCTAAAGAACAAAATACCCAAGAAGCACACCAATGCCGGCAATGTGTATAGGGTGGTGGACAGAAATAATTAA
- a CDS encoding SNF2-related protein has translation MSAEPMNNRITSYHAKYFAYDLTRQFPSNDLDKLTASLHDAQVDLNPHQVEAALFAFKSPLSNGAILADEVGLGKTIEAGIILSQHWAERKRRLLIICPANLRKQWNQELQDKFFIPSVILENKSFNEEISNNGNLNPFIQMDAVIICSFQFAKTKAAYLQLTDWNLVVIDEAHRLRNVYKPTNKIGNSIKNALLKKRKILLTATPLQNSILELYGLVSLIDDYIFGDQKSFKSQYSHQLDEGNYGILKSRLQTVCKRTLRRQVLEYINYTKRIAILEEFYPKDDEQLLYDNISDYLQRPQLYALPSSQRQLMTLILRKLLASSSYAIRGTLDSLIVRLEAILLKNEPKNNLDLELDFEGINELSDEWNADTDEEELIQEVVYSVDDIEQIKQELDELKQYRNLAFAIKENSKASHLQVALEKGFDQLEKLGANQKALIFTESRRTQDYVVELLEMNGYKGKVIRFNGVNNDPKSNAIYKAWLKQHKDSDRITGSASADKRAALVDYFRDEATIMVATEAAAEGINLQFCSLIVNYDLPWNPQRIEQRIGRCHRYGQKFDVVVVNFLNKANAADARVYKLLDEKFRLFDGVFGSSDEVLGSIGNGIDFEKRIAQIYNNYRTPYEINEAFNVLQEELQEQISDRMLSARTTLLENFDEAVREKLRFNFAQSQLNLNKFEKRFWDVTSFFLSPYAEFNAEENQFVLRMNPFHGSGIPLGYYSLIKTNEHGKKNEQAIPDEYHIYRKGHPLAQAVLSSCKALNTPSKEIIFDYSNTPTKISLLESRVGESGWLRINLYSILSFEQDDSFLIACFAEDGTELETEFAERLFSLHGYETYEVAVPEEVKIRCEELIVAQKEKAGEVNNIRNRQFFDEEIDKLDIWADDMKISLEKEIKDLDAEIKLRKAEAKKLLNLEAKIAAQRLVKELEKKRSVKRKNLYEAQDEIDDKKETLLSEVEQRLEKKIEEIELFTIKWKIT, from the coding sequence ATGAGTGCCGAACCGATGAATAATCGTATCACATCCTACCATGCTAAGTATTTTGCCTACGACCTTACCAGGCAATTTCCATCCAATGATTTGGATAAACTAACTGCGTCATTGCATGATGCACAGGTTGATTTGAATCCGCATCAGGTGGAGGCAGCTTTATTTGCCTTTAAGTCACCGTTGTCTAATGGTGCTATTTTAGCAGATGAAGTAGGTTTGGGAAAAACAATTGAAGCTGGAATAATACTTTCACAGCATTGGGCTGAAAGGAAACGGAGACTGCTTATTATTTGTCCTGCTAATTTAAGGAAACAGTGGAATCAGGAATTACAAGATAAGTTTTTTATTCCCTCAGTTATTCTTGAGAATAAGTCGTTTAATGAAGAAATAAGTAACAATGGAAATTTGAATCCCTTTATTCAAATGGATGCCGTTATTATTTGTTCCTTTCAGTTTGCAAAAACTAAAGCAGCCTATTTACAACTTACAGATTGGAATCTGGTTGTAATAGACGAAGCACACAGATTGCGTAATGTGTACAAACCAACCAATAAAATTGGTAACTCTATTAAGAATGCGTTGCTTAAAAAGCGGAAAATATTGCTTACAGCTACCCCTCTTCAAAATTCAATACTCGAATTATATGGATTGGTAAGCCTGATAGATGATTATATTTTTGGAGATCAGAAAAGCTTTAAAAGTCAATATAGTCACCAGTTGGACGAAGGCAATTACGGAATATTAAAGTCGCGTTTGCAAACAGTATGTAAGCGAACGCTTCGCAGGCAGGTGCTGGAGTATATTAATTATACTAAGCGTATTGCTATTCTGGAAGAGTTTTATCCCAAAGACGACGAACAATTACTTTACGACAATATATCCGATTATTTGCAACGTCCGCAACTATATGCCCTGCCATCAAGTCAGCGCCAGTTAATGACGCTTATTTTACGTAAACTTTTGGCTTCTTCTTCTTATGCTATTAGAGGAACTTTAGACAGTTTAATAGTAAGACTGGAAGCAATCCTTTTGAAAAATGAGCCTAAGAATAACCTTGATCTGGAATTGGATTTCGAAGGGATAAATGAACTTTCTGATGAATGGAATGCCGACACAGACGAGGAAGAACTAATCCAAGAAGTGGTTTATTCTGTTGATGATATTGAACAGATTAAACAGGAATTAGACGAATTAAAGCAGTATCGCAATTTAGCATTTGCTATTAAAGAAAATAGCAAGGCATCGCATTTGCAAGTGGCTTTAGAAAAAGGTTTTGATCAGCTCGAAAAACTTGGGGCTAATCAGAAAGCATTAATTTTTACAGAATCGCGCCGTACCCAGGATTATGTCGTCGAATTACTGGAAATGAACGGTTACAAGGGAAAAGTGATACGCTTTAACGGGGTAAATAACGATCCTAAATCGAATGCAATATATAAAGCTTGGTTAAAACAGCATAAAGACAGTGATAGAATTACCGGATCGGCTTCGGCCGACAAACGTGCCGCCTTGGTCGATTACTTCAGGGACGAAGCAACCATTATGGTTGCCACCGAAGCTGCAGCCGAAGGTATAAATCTGCAATTCTGTTCCTTAATTGTTAATTATGATTTGCCTTGGAATCCGCAACGTATCGAACAACGGATTGGCCGGTGTCATAGATATGGCCAGAAGTTTGATGTGGTGGTGGTTAATTTTCTGAATAAAGCAAATGCAGCTGATGCGCGTGTATATAAGTTATTGGACGAAAAGTTCCGGTTATTTGATGGTGTGTTTGGATCCAGCGACGAAGTGTTGGGAAGTATAGGTAACGGCATTGATTTTGAGAAACGGATTGCTCAAATATATAACAATTACCGTACACCCTACGAGATAAATGAGGCATTTAATGTATTACAGGAAGAATTACAGGAACAAATTTCTGATAGAATGTTATCAGCACGTACCACACTTCTTGAGAACTTTGACGAAGCGGTAAGAGAAAAACTGCGATTTAATTTTGCACAAAGTCAACTAAATCTAAATAAGTTTGAAAAACGATTTTGGGATGTTACAAGCTTTTTTTTAAGTCCCTATGCCGAATTCAATGCAGAGGAAAATCAGTTTGTCTTAAGAATGAATCCTTTCCATGGTTCTGGGATTCCTTTAGGATATTATTCTCTCATTAAAACCAACGAACATGGGAAAAAAAATGAGCAGGCTATCCCGGACGAGTATCATATTTACCGAAAAGGTCATCCATTGGCACAAGCTGTTTTATCTTCGTGTAAAGCATTAAACACCCCGTCAAAAGAAATTATCTTTGATTATTCTAACACGCCAACCAAAATCTCATTGTTGGAAAGCCGTGTAGGCGAATCGGGATGGCTTCGGATAAATCTATATTCTATTCTTTCGTTCGAACAAGATGATTCTTTTTTGATAGCTTGTTTTGCGGAAGATGGAACTGAGCTTGAAACAGAGTTTGCTGAAAGGCTTTTTTCGCTACATGGTTATGAAACATACGAAGTTGCTGTTCCCGAAGAAGTGAAGATTCGATGTGAAGAATTAATTGTTGCTCAAAAAGAAAAAGCCGGAGAGGTAAATAATATCAGAAACCGGCAATTCTTTGATGAAGAGATTGATAAACTGGATATTTGGGCAGACGATATGAAGATAAGTCTGGAAAAAGAGATAAAAGATCTGGATGCCGAAATTAAATTAAGGAAGGCTGAAGCCAAGAAATTGCTTAACTTAGAGGCGAAAATTGCTGCGCAACGCTTAGTAAAGGAGCTTGAAAAGAAACGGAGTGTTAAAAGAAAGAATCTTTATGAGGCTCAGGACGAGATTGATGATAAGAAAGAGACTCTTTTATCCGAAGTAGAACAGAGGCTTGAGAAAAAGATTGAAGAAATAGAATTATTTACCATTAAGTGGAAAATAACATAA